One Dermatophagoides farinae isolate YC_2012a chromosome 1, ASM2471394v1, whole genome shotgun sequence genomic region harbors:
- the LOC124491923 gene encoding calcium and integrin-binding family member 2, which yields MGNKVAVFTDQQLENYQDCTYFTRQEILTVYKRFRELDPKIVPAVMTKDEPHTISIPMEKIIKMAELKENPFKERICKVFSHDGTGNLTFDDFIDMLSVFSENASRDNKLYYAFKIYDFNGDQLINGDDVEQVVQALTRNELNQDEISIVREKVLEEADIDDDKCISFSEFRHVISRAPEFLNTFHMRI from the exons ATGGGAAACAAAGTAGCCGTATTTACTGACCAACAATTGGAAAACTATCAG GATTGTACATATTTCACACGGCAAGAGATCCTCAC TGTATATAAACGATTTCGAGAATTAGATCCAAAAATTGTACCAGCCGTTATGACCAAAGATGAACCTCATACCATATCGAttccaatggaaaaaattatcaaaatggcCGAATTGAAAGAGAATCCATTCAAAGAAAGAATCTGCAAAGTATTCTCACATGATGGAACTGGAAATctaacatttgatgattttatcgaTATGCTTTCCGTTTTCAGTGAAAATGCCAGTCGTGATAATAAACTTTACTATGCATTTAAAATATACg ATTTTAATGgtgatcaattgatcaatggtgatgatgttgaacaaGTCGTACAGGCATTAACTCGAAATGAATTAAACCAAGATGAAATATCCATTGTAAGAGAAAAAGTTCTCGAAGAGGctgatatcgatgatgataaatgtatttctttttctgaaTTTCGACATGTCATCAGCAGAGCTCCAGAATTTCTCAA TACATTCCATATGCGAATCTAA
- the LOC124491922 gene encoding uncharacterized protein KIAA0513 produces the protein MDRHKLLDSSTNKLKTFKENILHGISTKWDSTFNENVQNNLQNSNRRLKKNRSIYGQPQINLNQSTTTNMQNSHHWKSLDSLDFSECNHSSIGSNSTSLSDLRTLDCQKNQDWIVSDLGTSVESFENDQEPFRRCSSMNSSSSGCSVTTENHDELSREAKYFMKQFVEKIFTKCSSISLDEKAKFGYYSRMENGRLWFARFINRKRNDNKCVQESTFYSLAQYFAIILFECAESDDFTPAKILMNMCFTYYHYQPKATSTMANNRWSRHSSLSSSSVSMQNNKQYLCTVLRDQPIWKLKRFWNAAFFDAIQCERANFYENNREQPNHKYYDWQFHANLTFGQLGTFTHNMNSFGLSKEFCLEFLRKQSTIANITAEQFKLLQDNIESMYNAQNTRR, from the exons ATGGATCGCCATAAATTACTTGATTCTTCaacgaataaattgaaaacatttaaGGAAAATATTTTACATGGAATTTCTACTAAATGGGATTCcacattcaatgaaaatgttcaaaacAACCTGCAAAATAGCAATCgacgattgaaaaaaaatcgttcaaTATATGGACAACcacaaataaatttgaatcagtcaacaacaacgaatatGCAAAATTCACATCATTGGAAAAGTTTAGATTCATTGGATTTCAGTGAATGTAATCATAGTAGTATTGGTAGtaattcaacatcattatccgATTTACGTACATTagattgtcaaaaaaatcaagattgGATTGTAAGTGATCTTGGTACCAGtgttgaatcatttgaaaatgatcaagaaCCATTCAGACGAtgttcatcaatgaattcaaGCTCATCGGGATGTAGTGTAACCACAGAAAACCATGATGAATTATCTCGAGAGGCCAAATATTTTATGAAACAATTTGTGgagaaaattttcaccaaATGTTCATCGATTAGTTTGGATGAAAAAGCTAAATTTGGTTATTATTCGCGAATGGAAAATGGTAGACTTTGGTTTGCTCGATTTATCAATAGAAAacgtaatgataataaatgtgTCCAAGAATCGACATTCTACAGTTTGGCCCAATATTTtgccatcattttatttgaatgtgCTGAATCTGATGATTTTACTCCAGctaaaatattgatgaatatgtGTTTCacttattatcattatcaaccaaAAGCAACATCTACAATGGCCAATAATCGATGGTCAagacattcatcattatcatcatcatcagtttcaatgcaaaacaacaaacaatatcTTTGTACTGTTTTACGTGATCAGCCAATTTGGAAATTGAAACGTTTCTGGAACGCTGCTTTCTTTGATGCAATCCAATGTGAACGAGCAAATTTCTATGAAAATAATCGTGAACAGCCAAATCATAAATATTATGATTGGCAATTTCATGCAAATTTAACTTTCGGTCAATTAGG CACCTTCACGCATaatatgaattcatttgGCCTATctaaagaattttgtttagaATTTCTACGAAAACAGAGTACAATTGCCAATATAACCGCTG AACAATTTAAGCTTCTACAGGataatattgaatcaatgtaTAATGCTCAAAATACACGACGATGA